The sequence GATAGAAGCGGTCAATGGTCTCAGGGATACAGACATGGATCACAGTTCGCACATCCGGCAGGTCTACCCCCAATCCAAAGGCTGAGGTTGCTACGACGATATCGATCAGCCCATCTTGCCATTTATCCAACAAATCCAAACGCTCACGCTGGCTCGACTGGCCGGTCATCTTAGCGCAGCGCTTATATCCAGCCTGCTGCAAGTAACGATGCCAATGGTCTACATCCTTGACCTTGCTACCGTAAATAATTAGTGGACGGGGTAGGTGAGCCACAGCTTCCACCAAATGCTCTTGGCGTTCAGTTTCGCTGGTACAGTAGGCAAACCAGTAGGAAGGTTCAGGGCGAAGTTGTGCTGAAGAGACAATTTCAAATGGCCCTGGCGCTCCAAACAGAGTTTCGAGCGTATCTAAGCAAGATTCCGTGACGGTGGCGGTGAGTAGCAGGGTAGGGAAACCCGGTAGTTTGTGGTCACGGCAGACTCGGAGGAGCGATCGCCGGAAACCAGCCAATTCCTGAAACTCTGGACGAAATTCATCTCCCCACTGCTCCACAATGTGAGCCTCGTCAATAACCAGATAGCGAAGAAACCCCTGCCGAGCGGCTTCATAAACACTGAAGGACAGAGACTCAATCAACCCCTCAGGACTGGTAAAGACGATGGGTTGGGTGCCCTGGCGGATGCGATCGCGAATTTCCTCCCGCCGTTCTTGCCCCTCAATAGAGGTATCGCTGT comes from Candidatus Obscuribacterales bacterium and encodes:
- the dpdF gene encoding protein DpdF; this encodes MELGFQDLTNWLSSGAISPLDEKAFAEACQRRLVKALQSPQTLGQGDIAALVRHLLRREMEIQGGASPSLKVPRKSPFPTQREVWERSGMAVLNEGPDFFVVSADPWHPKWLPQTEQVSPETPLFKEESRRSHEPVSGDPFLKALGYETYQSVGQREAIRTILTAPPESTLVVNLPTGSGKSLCAHLPAWLASKPVGATIVVVPTVALAIDQERAFKTQTKTNIATAYYSDTSIEGQERREEIRDRIRQGTQPIVFTSPEGLIESLSFSVYEAARQGFLRYLVIDEAHIVEQWGDEFRPEFQELAGFRRSLLRVCRDHKLPGFPTLLLTATVTESCLDTLETLFGAPGPFEIVSSAQLRPEPSYWFAYCTSETERQEHLVEAVAHLPRPLIIYGSKVKDVDHWHRYLQQAGYKRCAKMTGQSSQRERLDLLDKWQDGLIDIVVATSAFGLGVDLPDVRTVIHVCIPETIDRFY